One window of Medicago truncatula cultivar Jemalong A17 chromosome 2, MtrunA17r5.0-ANR, whole genome shotgun sequence genomic DNA carries:
- the LOC11411705 gene encoding probable RNA-dependent RNA polymerase 5, which translates to MVKILPRLTEDPGSVQSRRTITMNMSQFDGNATFTGGGFMPSQTTQGANSPFTPSKGLNRSYLSKYLIALLSYGGVPNEFFTDVLKRNLEDVDHIYTKKCTALRGRNPP; encoded by the exons ATGGTTAAAATTTTGCCCAGGCTCACTGAAGATCCTGGCTCCGTTCAATCTCGAAGAACCATCACCATGAACATGAGCCAGTTCGACGGTAACGCAACATTCACCGGCGGCGGATTCATGCCTTCTCAGACCACTCAGGGTGCCAACTCTCCCTTCACTCCCTCCAAG GGTTTAAATAGATCATATTTATCTAAATATTTGATCGCATTGCTGAGTTATGGAGGAGTTCCAAATGAATTCTTCACGGATGtacttaaaagaaatttagaagatGTTGACCATATCTATACCAAAAAGTGTACTGCCCTCAGAG GTCGGAATCCACCGTAA